In 'Nostoc azollae' 0708, the following are encoded in one genomic region:
- a CDS encoding DUF362 domain-containing protein, whose protein sequence is MQTPKSSVSLIRAKSYEQDALKESLETLLEPLGGIAPFVKPGNHVLLKPNLLTSSRPTKECTTRPELVRAVAEMVIASGGKPFLGDSPAFGSAKGVAIANGLLSILEELNIPIVEFNGNRYQTVNDNFNHLLLSKEAMEADVIINLPKVKSHAQLTVTLGVKNLFGCVPGKMKAWWHFEAGKDAKRFGEMLVETARAINPSLTILDGIIGHEGNGPSGGEPRNLGILAASANVFALDRAMLEVLQVSPEQVPTVAASQRLGICPELTDIEFPNLSPDLLQITDWQLPETLMPIDFAMPRVITSTFRHLYIRFIKEPISAYGKG, encoded by the coding sequence ATGCAGACACCAAAATCATCCGTTAGTTTAATCCGAGCTAAATCCTACGAACAAGATGCTTTAAAAGAATCTTTAGAAACGCTGTTAGAACCATTAGGGGGAATAGCTCCTTTTGTGAAACCAGGCAATCACGTCCTTCTTAAACCCAATTTACTCACAAGTTCACGTCCTACAAAAGAGTGTACCACCCGCCCCGAATTAGTCCGCGCTGTTGCTGAAATGGTGATAGCCTCAGGTGGTAAGCCATTTTTAGGAGATAGTCCCGCTTTTGGTAGTGCTAAAGGTGTGGCCATAGCCAATGGGTTATTATCAATTTTAGAAGAATTAAATATCCCCATTGTTGAATTTAATGGGAACCGTTATCAAACGGTTAATGATAATTTTAATCACCTGTTACTTTCTAAAGAAGCAATGGAGGCAGATGTGATAATTAACCTGCCTAAAGTTAAATCTCATGCCCAATTAACTGTAACTTTAGGAGTAAAAAACCTCTTTGGTTGTGTTCCCGGTAAAATGAAAGCTTGGTGGCATTTTGAAGCTGGTAAAGATGCAAAAAGATTTGGAGAAATGTTAGTAGAAACTGCGAGAGCAATTAATCCCAGTTTAACTATTTTAGATGGGATTATTGGTCATGAAGGAAATGGACCAAGTGGTGGTGAACCTCGTAATTTGGGTATTTTAGCAGCCTCAGCAAATGTATTTGCTTTAGATCGAGCAATGTTGGAAGTTCTACAGGTTTCACCTGAACAAGTTCCTACGGTTGCGGCTTCTCAAAGATTAGGAATTTGCCCAGAATTAACAGATATTGAATTTCCCAATCTATCACCAGATTTATTACAAATTACGGATTGGCAACTTCCAGAAACATTAATGCCCATTGATTTTGCCATGCCTCGCGTCATTACATCTACCTTTAGGCATCTTTACATCCGATTCATCAAAGAACCTATTAGTGCTTATGGTAAAGGATGA
- a CDS encoding inorganic diphosphatase produces MDLSLIPAQPKPGVINVLIEIPGGSKNKYEYDKELQAFALDRVLYSSVKYPYDYGFIPNTLADDGDPLDGMVIMDEPTFPGCVIAARPIGYLEMIDGGDRDEKILCVPDKDPRYAHVKSLKDLPPHRLDEIAEFFRSYKSLEKKVTEILGWQDVDRVAPLVEKFIKADK; encoded by the coding sequence GTGGATTTATCTCTTATTCCTGCCCAACCAAAACCGGGTGTGATTAATGTTCTGATTGAAATTCCAGGCGGGAGTAAAAATAAATATGAGTACGATAAGGAATTACAAGCTTTTGCTCTAGACAGGGTGCTTTATTCTTCAGTAAAATACCCTTATGACTATGGTTTTATACCTAATACCTTAGCTGATGATGGTGATCCTCTGGATGGCATGGTAATAATGGATGAACCAACCTTTCCCGGTTGTGTCATTGCTGCAAGACCAATTGGTTATTTAGAAATGATTGACGGTGGTGATCGCGATGAAAAAATTCTTTGTGTTCCCGATAAAGATCCACGCTACGCCCATGTAAAATCATTGAAAGATTTACCTCCCCACCGTTTAGACGAAATTGCTGAATTTTTCCGTTCTTATAAAAGTTTGGAAAAAAAGGTGACAGAAATTCTCGGCTGGCAAGATGTAGACAGGGTTGCACCCTTAGTAGAAAAGTTCATCAAAGCTGATAAATAA
- the panD gene encoding aspartate 1-decarboxylase, which translates to MQRTLLLAKIHNCTLTGANINYVGSISIDQVLLDKASILPYEQVQVVNSANGKRFITYAIPAPANSGIIELNGAAARLGIIGDRLIIMTYGQFTLQELKHYSPTVVIVDEKNQILEVRNYDDLLSKL; encoded by the coding sequence ATGCAGCGGACTCTCCTTTTGGCTAAAATTCATAACTGTACCCTCACGGGGGCAAATATTAACTACGTGGGTAGTATCAGTATCGACCAAGTTCTTTTAGATAAAGCTAGTATTTTACCTTATGAGCAAGTACAAGTAGTGAATAGTGCTAATGGTAAGCGTTTTATTACTTACGCTATTCCTGCTCCAGCTAACTCAGGGATAATAGAATTAAACGGGGCAGCCGCACGTTTAGGCATTATTGGCGATCGCTTGATTATAATGACTTACGGGCAATTTACACTACAAGAGTTAAAACATTACTCTCCTACAGTTGTTATTGTGGATGAAAAAAACCAGATTTTAGAAGTGCGAAACTACGATGATTTGCTCAGTAAGCTCTAA
- a CDS encoding MBL fold metallo-hydrolase yields the protein MSNFELSNSKNYVNEQVTPMDNHLAGEFWVKFWGVRGLIPTPNSHTCRYGSNTACVEIYVAGQHLIFDGGTGLRILGKMWQQQQKSLEAHLFFTNSQSNRIQGFPFFAPAFIASNCFHIYGTAASNGASIKQCLCDQMLQPHFPYPLQVMESDLNFYNLTPGNAVELGEVKITMAIINKNQKSIGYRVTWGEHSIAYATDLHKSLDIEEQKQILHIIQGADLLVTNATYTPPTGKNHEYAELFWKTPVDLAQTADVKRLVISHHHPDDNDTFLDKIQDQVKSAFPNVLLACEGMLLSVENS from the coding sequence ATGTCAAATTTTGAGCTATCTAATTCCAAAAACTACGTTAATGAACAAGTGACTCCCATGGACAATCACCTTGCTGGGGAGTTCTGGGTTAAATTTTGGGGTGTAAGAGGTTTAATTCCTACCCCGAACAGTCACACCTGCCGCTATGGTAGTAATACTGCTTGTGTAGAAATATATGTAGCAGGACAACACTTAATTTTTGATGGGGGTACTGGGTTACGCATCTTGGGGAAAATGTGGCAGCAGCAACAAAAATCCTTAGAAGCCCATTTATTTTTTACCAACTCCCAATCAAATCGAATCCAAGGATTTCCCTTTTTTGCGCCGGCATTTATTGCAAGTAATTGCTTTCATATTTACGGAACAGCTGCCTCAAATGGTGCATCAATCAAACAATGTTTGTGCGATCAGATGCTACAACCTCACTTTCCTTACCCTTTACAGGTGATGGAATCAGATTTGAATTTTTATAATTTGACTCCTGGCAATGCAGTAGAGTTAGGTGAAGTGAAAATAACGATGGCAATAATCAATAAGAATCAGAAGTCAATCGGCTACCGGGTGACTTGGGGAGAGCATAGCATTGCCTACGCGACAGATTTACATAAAAGTCTTGATATAGAAGAGCAAAAGCAGATTTTACATATTATTCAAGGTGCTGATTTACTCGTTACTAATGCTACTTACACTCCACCGACTGGTAAAAACCATGAGTATGCTGAATTATTTTGGAAAACTCCAGTTGATTTAGCTCAAACTGCTGATGTAAAAAGATTAGTTATCTCCCACCATCACCCAGATGATAATGATACTTTTCTTGATAAAATTCAAGACCAAGTTAAATCTGCTTTTCCCAATGTTTTACTGGCTTGTGAGGGTATGTTATTGTCTGTGGAGAACTCTTAA
- a CDS encoding ubiquinol-cytochrome c reductase iron-sulfur subunit yields MKRREFFNWVGLGLLASSLPVAIAACSTETTTSASSTSAAATQKWQKVGTVAELDKTGQLLVADSPVGAVLVVGTSKAAKDLIAVNSTCTHKGCTVAWKTNKNQFVCPCHDAEFARDGKVQEGPAETPLKTYLTKIESDSVFVKQA; encoded by the coding sequence ATGAAACGACGTGAATTCTTTAATTGGGTGGGTTTAGGTTTATTAGCTAGTTCCTTACCTGTAGCGATCGCAGCCTGTTCTACTGAAACAACCACATCAGCATCTTCTACATCTGCTGCAGCTACTCAAAAATGGCAAAAAGTGGGTACTGTGGCAGAATTAGACAAAACGGGACAATTATTAGTAGCAGATTCCCCAGTGGGTGCAGTTTTAGTAGTAGGTACATCCAAAGCCGCCAAAGATTTGATTGCTGTTAACTCTACCTGCACTCACAAAGGTTGTACAGTTGCTTGGAAAACAAATAAAAATCAGTTTGTCTGTCCTTGTCATGATGCAGAATTTGCTCGTGATGGCAAAGTACAAGAAGGCCCAGCCGAAACACCATTAAAAACCTACCTCACTAAGATTGAAAGCGATTCTGTATTTGTGAAACAAGCTTGA
- a CDS encoding phosphate-starvation-inducible PsiE family protein, producing the protein MKKLIKQLIQAISDENFRYLIENVEVVVSKLLSILMVLVIFAVLADLAIFIVKQILSQSEGSLNQNLFKVFGLFLNVLIALEILENISGYLKKHVLQVELVIVTSLIAIARKIIILDLKITDGIEIIGLGIAILALSVSYFIIRSSNSKTEH; encoded by the coding sequence ATGAAAAAGCTAATCAAACAGTTGATACAAGCTATCAGTGATGAAAATTTTAGGTATTTGATAGAAAATGTAGAGGTAGTAGTATCAAAATTGTTATCTATCCTGATGGTGTTAGTCATTTTTGCAGTTTTAGCCGACTTAGCTATATTTATAGTCAAGCAAATACTTTCCCAATCAGAAGGAAGTTTGAATCAGAATTTGTTTAAAGTATTTGGGTTATTTCTCAATGTTTTGATTGCTTTAGAAATTTTAGAAAATATCAGTGGTTATCTAAAAAAGCACGTTTTACAAGTTGAATTAGTTATTGTAACTTCGTTAATTGCTATTGCCAGAAAAATCATTATCCTTGATTTAAAAATAACCGATGGTATAGAAATTATTGGTTTAGGAATTGCTATTCTTGCCCTATCAGTTAGTTATTTTATAATTCGCAGTAGCAATTCCAAAACAGAACATTAA
- a CDS encoding PrsW family glutamic-type intramembrane protease — MTGKNARHNAFLRLVSSKVVASGSESRYSLLPNQEMVIGRDPSCQVVLDAMMYRMVSRRHAVLRPLSLSPDSRFSWVICDLNSANGTFLNGQLLQGSQELHQGDRISLGADGPQFIFEYEFVPQPTVMRMNQGTVIASAKNQQRQSQHDSVSFTQLFPIISTGKDLTRKAYLVPGILTVIFVVLMFGTVGNPQANQVIVGSYIASAAYYFVYQLCGKQKPWWILIAMALSTMLILLSPLLDFFIFVFRVVLPGNLPSSQESITFTELLVRMLFGAGLMEEFLKAVPVLGAYFIGNSLPSPWRERIGVWEPLDGILLGTASAVGFTLLETLGQYVPVITQNVTQQSGVGAGQLVGLQLLIPRILGSVAGHMAYSGYLGYFIGLAVLKPLMGWQILAVGYLSASALHALWNATGSINALLLVIVGVLSYAFLMAAILKARVLSPTRSQNFATRFLEPK; from the coding sequence ATGACAGGCAAAAACGCAAGACATAATGCATTTCTGCGGCTAGTGTCTAGTAAGGTCGTAGCTTCTGGGTCAGAATCTCGCTACTCACTGCTTCCCAATCAAGAAATGGTCATTGGACGCGACCCTAGCTGCCAAGTTGTCTTGGATGCCATGATGTACCGGATGGTATCTCGTCGTCATGCGGTGCTTCGTCCTCTCTCTTTATCTCCAGATAGTAGATTCAGTTGGGTAATTTGCGATTTGAATAGTGCCAATGGCACTTTTTTAAATGGACAATTGTTACAAGGTTCTCAAGAATTGCACCAAGGTGATCGCATTTCTTTGGGTGCTGATGGGCCACAATTCATCTTTGAGTATGAATTCGTCCCTCAACCAACAGTAATGAGGATGAACCAAGGCACAGTCATAGCATCTGCCAAAAATCAGCAACGGCAATCTCAGCATGACTCAGTTAGCTTCACACAACTATTTCCAATTATTTCCACTGGTAAAGATTTAACTCGCAAAGCTTACCTTGTACCGGGAATATTAACAGTTATTTTTGTAGTGCTGATGTTTGGTACCGTAGGCAATCCCCAAGCAAATCAAGTAATTGTCGGGTCTTACATAGCCTCTGCTGCTTACTATTTTGTCTACCAACTTTGCGGTAAACAGAAGCCTTGGTGGATACTTATTGCTATGGCATTGAGTACAATGCTAATTTTGCTCAGTCCTTTATTAGATTTTTTTATCTTTGTATTTCGTGTAGTTCTTCCTGGTAATTTACCTTCATCTCAAGAGTCAATTACCTTCACAGAATTACTGGTGAGAATGTTGTTTGGCGCTGGTTTAATGGAGGAATTTCTCAAGGCTGTACCCGTTTTAGGTGCATATTTTATCGGTAACTCCTTGCCATCACCTTGGCGAGAACGTATAGGTGTGTGGGAACCTCTAGATGGTATTTTGCTGGGAACTGCTTCAGCTGTAGGTTTCACTTTGCTGGAAACTCTTGGTCAATATGTACCAGTCATTACCCAAAATGTCACCCAACAATCAGGGGTAGGTGCTGGTCAATTAGTGGGTTTGCAACTACTAATTCCCCGCATTTTAGGTTCTGTTGCTGGACACATGGCTTACAGCGGCTATTTGGGTTATTTTATCGGGTTAGCGGTTCTGAAGCCATTGATGGGTTGGCAGATTCTCGCGGTTGGTTATTTGAGTGCTTCTGCCCTCCATGCTTTGTGGAATGCGACAGGTTCTATTAATGCCTTGCTATTGGTTATTGTCGGGGTTTTATCTTACGCTTTTTTGATGGCTGCCATCCTCAAAGCACGAGTCCTATCACCAACGCGATCGCAAAATTTTGCTACTCGTTTTCTCGAACCAAAGTAA
- a CDS encoding CHAT domain-containing protein encodes MSCLNVAIAPLVNTGTDNFAIWVVKAPYPSGYVLRDCVFSPELGQIWQEWQQMFAGHSPLDIASVSTIRGVNTLPIEMSSPLTGQTTSPYSSRLMQSLGISLWRWVFDGAILGSLERSRGMAMGQNKRLRFRLEIRDPDLIALPWEIMQREPGQSAISLSQDILFSRTISEVEPLPNLRTDPTLNVLLVLGHDDNLQLEKEAAILEKILSESSPSETNSVAGCMVKTLLQPTPQQLIQELETKVYNVFLFAGHGLPAADGGLLFLGANMSLNGIELAQVLTRTGVKLGVFNACWGAQPAVINQQVIPASSLAEVLIRHGVPAVLAMRDEIADQESQSFIQAFTEALRARKPIDEAVAGARQELLTIYKFNQPAWTLPVLYLHPDFHGDLIKSVDEGITELPDTAISGINSPKPTASLRSLSPEGKTWLLRSGVTRIGRTKDNDIVLPELYVSKRHAEILCRNIFIGGQSITTYYLQDFSTYGTTWCLSANGWQQILREEVPLLSGMQLKFGSVKGETWEFLIEGDSGLGTRDSGLGRDEGDWGE; translated from the coding sequence ATGTCCTGCCTGAATGTGGCGATCGCTCCTCTGGTAAATACTGGCACTGATAACTTCGCTATTTGGGTAGTCAAAGCTCCCTATCCCAGTGGTTATGTTTTGCGTGACTGTGTTTTTTCTCCTGAACTTGGCCAAATTTGGCAAGAATGGCAGCAGATGTTTGCTGGTCATAGTCCCCTAGATATTGCTTCGGTTTCGACAATACGAGGTGTAAATACATTACCTATTGAAATGAGTTCGCCCTTGACCGGTCAAACTACTAGTCCTTACAGTAGTCGGTTGATGCAATCTCTGGGTATAAGTTTATGGCGTTGGGTCTTTGATGGGGCAATTCTTGGTAGTCTAGAACGCAGTCGCGGTATGGCTATGGGTCAAAATAAGCGTCTGCGCTTTCGATTAGAAATTCGTGACCCTGATCTGATTGCTCTGCCTTGGGAAATTATGCAACGCGAACCTGGCCAATCGGCAATATCTCTTTCCCAAGATATTTTATTTAGTCGGACTATTAGTGAAGTTGAACCCCTGCCTAATTTGCGAACAGATCCGACTTTAAATGTCTTATTAGTGTTAGGACATGATGACAATCTACAATTAGAAAAAGAAGCCGCTATTCTGGAAAAAATTTTGTCAGAATCTAGTCCATCTGAGACAAATTCTGTAGCAGGTTGTATGGTGAAAACACTCCTGCAACCTACTCCACAACAGCTAATTCAAGAGTTAGAAACAAAAGTATACAATGTCTTTTTATTCGCAGGACATGGTTTACCTGCTGCTGATGGTGGTTTATTGTTTTTGGGTGCAAATATGTCCCTCAATGGGATAGAATTAGCACAAGTTTTAACCCGTACAGGTGTAAAATTGGGGGTTTTTAACGCCTGTTGGGGAGCGCAGCCAGCGGTAATTAATCAACAAGTTATACCTGCTAGTAGTTTGGCAGAAGTGCTAATCCGTCATGGTGTACCTGCGGTACTAGCGATGCGGGATGAAATTGCTGACCAAGAAAGTCAAAGTTTTATTCAAGCTTTTACAGAAGCATTGCGAGCGCGTAAACCAATTGATGAAGCAGTGGCAGGAGCCAGGCAAGAACTGTTAACAATATATAAGTTCAATCAACCTGCTTGGACATTACCAGTTCTTTACCTACATCCAGATTTTCATGGTGACTTGATAAAAAGTGTTGATGAAGGAATTACGGAATTACCAGATACTGCTATCTCAGGGATTAATTCACCCAAACCCACAGCATCTTTACGATCACTTTCACCAGAAGGTAAAACTTGGTTATTGCGTTCAGGTGTCACCCGTATTGGTCGCACCAAAGACAATGATATTGTTCTTCCTGAACTCTATGTTTCCAAACGTCACGCTGAAATCCTCTGCCGGAATATTTTCATTGGTGGTCAATCTATCACCACTTATTATCTGCAAGATTTCTCTACTTATGGTACAACGTGGTGTTTGAGCGCCAATGGTTGGCAACAAATCCTCCGTGAAGAAGTACCTTTGTTGTCGGGAATGCAGTTAAAATTTGGCAGCGTCAAAGGGGAAACATGGGAATTCTTGATTGAAGGTGACTCGGGACTCGGGACTCGGGACTCGGGACTGGGGCGTGATGAGGGAGATTGGGGAGAATAA
- a CDS encoding PP2C family protein-serine/threonine phosphatase, with amino-acid sequence MTHKFCQRCSTPLPKRYLWVVADSLNLVSPGEILADRYLVIGQSIIFDLKPGLVPQIPELDNLDRIRAYLKLIPYRLNIPQVYGMLSLDERQSQPKILLLEKPPILVDSTDSQVYLCSKLTRDWGDASSMRQMNWLWQIAHLWEPLLTEGVASSLLDPHLLRVEGALVRLLELHFDSPTVPTLSQLGAFWEQLLKDAKPAIAEFLKQISDGLIHGEISSSEQLIAVLDQGLAGLGTASSGRNAPTQNTTIKIITQTDTGPSRQRNEDACYPPRGLVVSKPPQQTALAIVCDGIGGHEGGNIASNLAIETIQQQIIQLTSVPYENIDPLLLLNDLEQAVSLVNEKISHRNDTEHRQGRQRMGTTLVMALPIAHEMYITHIGDSRAYWITRHGCYQVTLDDDVASREVRLGYTIYREALQHSGSGSLVQALGMSKSASLHPTSQRFIIDEDAVFLLTSDGLSDFDRVEECWETEILPILAGETNIENVASRLIEIANTKNGHDNVTIALVHYQINYSEPDIILKAAIPTISASKTVDLTPKVANGIDLGDFHQQTQVIQEAKPARTSQLPLQLLIILGILLAAGSLGYWLKMQRQLPSTIVDPATPSPSPQLETRTTPRPMTTPRPIPLETPDNLPSPVVQTPDSQ; translated from the coding sequence TTGACCCACAAGTTTTGCCAGCGATGTTCCACTCCCTTACCCAAGCGTTATCTATGGGTAGTGGCAGATAGTTTGAATCTGGTTAGTCCTGGAGAAATTTTAGCCGATCGCTATTTGGTTATTGGTCAATCAATTATTTTTGATCTCAAGCCTGGTTTAGTACCGCAAATACCGGAATTAGATAATTTAGATCGAATTAGAGCTTATCTAAAACTAATTCCTTATCGCTTAAACATACCTCAAGTATATGGGATGCTCTCTCTCGATGAGAGACAATCTCAACCAAAAATATTACTTTTGGAAAAACCACCTATCTTGGTTGATAGCACCGACTCTCAGGTATATCTGTGTAGTAAGTTAACTAGGGATTGGGGTGATGCCTCATCAATGCGGCAAATGAATTGGCTCTGGCAGATAGCTCATTTGTGGGAACCCTTGTTAACTGAAGGAGTAGCTTCTAGTTTATTAGATCCTCATTTATTGAGAGTAGAAGGGGCTTTAGTAAGGTTACTAGAATTGCATTTTGATTCTCCAACAGTACCAACATTGTCACAATTAGGTGCATTTTGGGAACAACTACTCAAAGATGCCAAGCCTGCGATCGCAGAATTCCTCAAGCAAATCAGCGATGGTCTAATTCACGGAGAAATCAGTTCATCTGAGCAATTAATTGCCGTTTTAGATCAAGGACTGGCAGGATTAGGGACAGCCTCATCTGGAAGAAATGCGCCTACCCAAAACACCACCATTAAAATTATTACCCAAACTGATACAGGCCCTAGTCGTCAACGCAACGAAGATGCCTGTTACCCTCCTCGTGGCCTAGTTGTAAGCAAACCGCCCCAGCAAACTGCCTTAGCTATTGTTTGTGACGGCATAGGTGGACATGAAGGCGGCAACATAGCATCAAATTTAGCCATTGAAACCATTCAGCAACAAATTATCCAATTAACATCTGTTCCTTATGAAAATATTGATCCCTTACTACTGCTAAACGACTTAGAGCAAGCAGTATCTCTTGTTAATGAGAAAATCAGCCACCGCAATGACACTGAGCATCGTCAAGGCCGTCAACGCATGGGAACTACCTTAGTGATGGCTTTGCCTATTGCCCATGAAATGTATATTACCCATATTGGTGATAGTCGTGCCTATTGGATTACTCGCCACGGCTGTTATCAAGTTACTCTGGATGATGATGTGGCTTCCCGTGAAGTACGGTTAGGTTATACAATTTATCGTGAAGCATTACAACATAGTGGTTCTGGCTCTTTAGTCCAAGCTTTAGGCATGAGTAAAAGTGCTTCATTGCATCCCACTTCGCAACGATTTATCATTGACGAAGATGCAGTGTTCTTACTCACATCCGATGGCTTGAGCGATTTTGATCGAGTCGAAGAGTGTTGGGAAACAGAGATATTACCAATTCTTGCCGGTGAGACAAATATAGAAAATGTTGCCTCTCGGCTCATAGAAATTGCTAATACGAAGAATGGACATGATAATGTGACCATTGCTTTAGTACATTATCAAATCAACTATTCAGAACCAGATATTATTCTCAAAGCAGCAATTCCTACTATTTCAGCCAGTAAAACAGTAGATTTGACACCAAAAGTTGCTAATGGGATCGATTTAGGCGATTTCCATCAGCAAACTCAAGTAATTCAGGAAGCCAAGCCTGCCCGCACTTCTCAACTACCCCTACAATTACTAATTATTTTAGGAATTCTGTTAGCCGCTGGTTCACTGGGATATTGGTTGAAAATGCAAAGACAGCTACCATCTACAATAGTTGATCCAGCAACTCCATCTCCCAGTCCACAGCTAGAAACAAGGACAACACCAAGACCAATGACAACACCAAGACCAATACCCTTGGAAACACCAGATAATTTGCCATCACCAGTAGTTCAAACACCTGATTCCCAGTGA
- a CDS encoding NAD(P)H-quinone oxidoreductase subunit M: MDNPMLLKSTTRHIRIFAAEMDKDDLVPSNQVLTLDIDPDNEFNWNEDTLQKVYRKFDELVEASSGEDLTDYNLRRIGSDLEHYLRALLQKGEIRYNLSSRVNNYSMGLPHVAGNANP, from the coding sequence ATGGATAACCCGATGCTGCTCAAGTCCACAACCCGTCATATTCGCATTTTTGCGGCGGAAATGGACAAGGATGATTTAGTTCCTAGTAATCAGGTCTTGACTTTAGACATTGACCCAGACAACGAATTTAATTGGAATGAAGACACGCTACAAAAAGTTTATCGCAAGTTTGATGAACTAGTAGAAGCTTCCAGTGGTGAAGACCTAACAGATTATAACTTGCGCCGGATTGGGTCAGACCTAGAACATTATCTGCGAGCGCTCTTGCAAAAAGGTGAAATTAGGTACAATCTCTCCAGCCGCGTTAATAACTACAGCATGGGATTACCCCATGTAGCTGGTAACGCAAATCCATAA
- a CDS encoding Npun_R1517 family heterocyst differentiation transcriptional regulator: MNSKALPRQINNLEVGVYECEIHLKFRLIEEKSLLGDREQLLQVLLDALTEGSDDFLETLQASVKAQEVSEFKASPQMRRQLMRLRNFTDNSQ, encoded by the coding sequence ATGAACTCCAAAGCATTACCGCGGCAAATCAATAATCTCGAAGTGGGTGTTTATGAGTGCGAAATTCATCTTAAATTCCGTTTGATTGAGGAAAAGAGTCTATTAGGCGATCGCGAACAACTATTACAGGTGCTACTAGATGCACTAACTGAAGGATCTGATGACTTTTTGGAAACATTGCAAGCATCTGTGAAAGCACAGGAGGTTTCTGAGTTCAAAGCCTCTCCTCAAATGAGACGACAGCTGATGCGCTTACGGAACTTTACTGATAACAGCCAATAA